The region ACTGAGCTACCTGTCCgtgttaataatattccAAGACATATTCCAAAGCAACCCCTTTTGAAttccttttttgtttcCTCTATCCTCGTCGGACTCGTTCTATTCGCGTAAGTCGCAGAACCGaacaaatgaaaacaaGCCGAGCAAATCACACCTTCACATATGCCCACTCCTTCCCTTTTCAGGACGATGTACACCGAGCTTTTCTTCCTGTTCACCTCCCTGTGGAAAAGAAACATGTATTACTTAGTCGGTACGAAtggaaaagaaaatttgAAAGCAAATgtggaaaaaaatgtgaaaaaaaatgtggaaaaaaatgtggaaaaaaataatggcaAATGACAAATATGCACCCAATTCTTCCTTTACAGGTTTCCTATTTttagtaatatttttgttggGGTTATTAAGCGCCCAATTGTCGATAGCCATAACATACTACACACTATCATGGTAAGTCACCATATATTCacttttcatatattaagTATGTACCTACGCAGttttacataatattttattttttttcattttagtGAGGACTACAATTGGTGGTGGAAATCCTTTTTTGCTCCAGGATTTTctggaatatttttatttttatattcgatttattattttttttcaaaattaagTATATACACCTTTTCAGaaacttttatttattttgcatattcatttattatgtcTTATacttgttttatatatactggCACTGCAGGATTTATAGCTTCGTTTATTttcctaaaaaaaatatattcatccATAAAAATTGATTAGTATTGTTCATATAATGTTTATGTTTCACAAAAGATCCAATATTTcttacttttatttatcaaaaacaAACATTCATTCTATATGCATGGTATGCATATTGCTGCTAGTATATCTATTttgttgtatatatttttttttttttttcaacccATTTGATATCAATTTTGTCAAGCTAAAgattctatttttataaaatgccTTAGCATATTCATAGCACATTTCTATATGCTTATGTCTATATGTAGTGACAAactctttaatttttttcaatttagTATTACAATTATTACTTTGCCTAATCGTATtgatttctttattttcgatttcaatttttacaaaCTTGTTTAACTGTTTTTTGCAAAAATGCAATGCAGTGACAAATTGTTTAGCATTTGAAAATGAGAAGTTAcgtaaaaaatgtatgaacaaattattaaaaaagtgtAAACAAAAGTGTAAGCAAAATTGTAAGCAAAATTGTAAGCAAAATTGTatgcaaaattataaacaaaaaaatgcaatatAGGAGACTAGTTTGATGCACAGCTTTGCAAACTAGACGTCCAGGTGTCACTATCACAGTGAAGAACATTTTTAACTATTCTGTTTATCCTTTTTTTCTGTGTGTTTTCCCTTCTTTTTTGCCTTCTTAACCTTTTTCGTGTTTgccttttctttatttttgctGTTCCCCTTTTGGTGACCCTTAGCAAAGTGCTTAAATTTTGGTATCGGGGCAAACCTATAGTTTTCTAAATACTCTGGAATTTTAGTTCCACTGTTTTTAACAAACCTTACGATATccttcatatatttaatattatcttttgtaaaaaatgtgatTGCTTTaccttcttttttattatcggATCGACATACTCTACCGATTCTgtgaatataattatatttatcatagcatacatcataatttataacaGTTTCAATTCCATTTATATCTATACCTCTACTTAAAACATCAGTACATACAAGGTACCATATATTTCCAGATTTAagtttttgaaatattttatttctttcttcTTTTGATTTATCAGAAGTCAATGTATCAACATAGGatgtataatttatattatttgtattaataCTAGTCATAgattttatcaaatttttataaatatatttacatttttctaTACTATctgtaaatattaaaacgggtatatgtatttctttattttttattaaattatttaaaacaataaatttatcatcttcattatttacatatattaattcttgtttaatattattatttattgtatttatatttttgccAAAATAAACGATAGTATAATTTACAcataatgtatttataaatgattTAACCTTTCCTGGTAGTGTAGCtgttgtaaatattttttgaatttttatatttttgattttatttaataaacaaTTGACATGttctaaaaattttatttcaaaaagtTTATCTACTTCATCAAAaactatataaaaacatttttgcaaacttatttttttttctttttccaaTAACTGTAAAAGTACTAAGGGTGTACATATACATACGTCaacatttttgttaatttcaATTTCTTTGTTTTGAAGATTAATTATGTTAAATTTTCTGAACGactcaaataaaattattgcaTGTTCATAAATTTGGATAGCTAGCTCAACAGTTGGAACAATTACAAGACTTCGAAAGTAAAACAAGTCAGTACCTTcattattgtttatattgtCATGACTAATTAGTTTGAGAAGAAGTGGAATTAAAAAGGCACATGTCTTACCACTCCCAGTTTGAGAAATACAAATTGTATTAAACCCATTTAAAATTGATggtatacatattttttgaatgcATGTTGGATATTCAAAACgtaatgtattttttattgtattcataagcttttttatttcatcactttttattttgttatctcctatttctatattttcattaacaGTATTTATTTCCTCTTTTAAAGGATTCACATTATTTTctgaaataatattatcatcattgttttctttatttatttttggacAAGGACTATTATCAAGTTTATCTACATTATGAATAGTCTTGTTATTATCATagtctttattttcaatataatCAGCAATATCATTGAAAAAACGAATAGGGGTTACAACTCTGttcaaattaaaatacTCGATATTTATGTCATTTTCTCTCATATATGTGCTCACTaacttttcattttttttaaaatttaaaaattttatagattcacaatcttttattatccctttttttttattattatttatatctgaTACTGTAGgagtatttatatttattatattttttagggGCTTTAAATTTTCCTCTTTTAAACCCATCAAatcgttattttttaaatttaatccATATGTTAACTTCTTTACTACatccattttgtttttttcatacatatataatgcttaagtttgaaaaaaggtatttcatattttcgCTAATTCACTCATTTGTTCGCAATGCTGAagtacaaaaaaaaatagtatagcaaatttgaaaaatatgaattaataaataaaaaattatgaccaataaataaaaattatgaccaataaataaaaaattatgaccaataaataaaaattatgactagtaaataaaaattataactataaataaaaatttggctagtaaataaaaatattttttgttctatTTTTTCCGCCCCCGCCGACTTCTCTACATATGTATTCCGTTTATcgttttcaaaaaatggtCTATTCAATAATTTACATTAATTAAAGGTGGACTATTATtcccatatatatataatatacaattcCAATTATGCcaaatttgataatattataatgtttaattcaaaaaaatataaccaCATCCAATGCAATCAAACATACAGTCATTTATACATGTTATCGTATGTACatgttaatatttatttaactaTTTGATTGCTACCTATTTgcacattattttattttggatGTACGTACGTTACccaataaattttaattgaaTCATTTCTTATAATAAACTATCATTCAATTATACAATTTCCGTTTTCTTACCAACGGCATAGTGGAAGAAATATTTGagttttcaattttatttttttttactgcAACAATTCcgcatattttataactagctaaaatattaaaaaaaatacctGAAcagttaataatattttttttgttttttctttatatataatttttttttattttttcacaaaaaaTGGCTAACTATACAGAAAAATTTGCAGCGTGGTCAGTTATTTGCTTAACTGATCATACCTTTTTGGACGAAAATGGTACTGAAGATGATATAAGGGAATTATGTAAAGAGTCAGTTAGGACATGCCCATTCGCAGCAGCAGTTTGTGTATATCcaaaatttgtaaaatttattaatgaaaaaataaaacaagaaATAAATCCATTTAAGCCCAAAATCGCATGTGTAATCAATTTCCCACATGGAACAGAtgatatggaaaaaattcTTAACGATACAAAAAAAGCGGTGGAGGATGGAGCTGATGAAATTGACTTGgtcataaattataaaaaaattatagaaaaTGTTGATGAAGGATTAAAAGAAGCTACTAAAATAACACAAAgtgttaaaaatttattaaacaaTAAAGTATTAAAAGTTATTATTGAAGTTGGTGAACTTAAAACTGAAGAATTAATTGTAAAAACAACATTAGCTGTCCTTGATGGAAATGCAGATTTTGTAAAAACATCAACAGGAAAAGTCCAAGTTCATGCAACACCTTCTTCAgttgaatatattataaaagcaATAAAAGAACATATACAAAATCATCCTGAAAAAACGAATAAAATTGGATTAAAAGTATCTGGTGGTATATCCGATTTAAATACAGCTAgccattatattttattagcaAGAAGATTTTTAAGTGCTCTTGCATGTCATCCAGATAATTTCAGGATTGGCTCATCATCATTAGTAATCAAATTGAGAAAAGTTATTGCCCAGTGTCCATCATAATATACTtaaacaatattataacaAGTCATAAAGGGATTTAAAAAcggtataatattttccaaCTTAGTAAGTGTATTATAATGAGTTTATTTTCCGCAtccaaatttttttcttagcACTTTGAAAGGTGctctatttttatgtatgttttttatcattttgcTTTTACATAATTACATTATTACCCCTATACTGCAACAAcgttataatataaataatataaagcttaaaaaaaataaactaatGAGCCGCGCTTGAGGATACAACTCTTCAGGCTTCTCAAAATAGACTAGCGGTTAagtttttcatatttattatgttgtTCGTTTTGTATGTTTAATTATTGTAAACAgcgaaataaattatgtacaaatgaataaaattgaataaggaaatacaaaaaaaaagaatatcaaaatagtataaaataacaaattaaaaaaaaattgaaataaataaagaaaaaaaacaatggatatatattaaaataggttatggataaaataaaaaatcggAAAACTGGTTAAGGATAGAACAAAAGAcaatgaatatttaaaatattttcgtTGCATATAGCAAAATAGATGGACTAATCATTATTAACAAATCTGCATAAGCATTCGAAAATGTTCAAGCATGATTGAAAATCctcaaaatttaatttaaagaCAATATATTTCGGTACattctttttaaaatttttattttttccttttttcaGATCATCATTTATTCCTTTACTTCCTTCTTCATTCTTTTTAGATTTACGTTTTGGTACATCATCTtgtattgttttatttcgtCGGAGTAGTAAATAGATCGGATAAAACAGGAGTGTGCTGCGTAAACAAAACAgaatgtaaataatatatataatataatattgtattttaAAGAGTGGGTTggtaaaaatatcaaactTACAAAAGgtgttttatatgtttcatGTGAACGCTTACCATTTTAGAagaaacataaaaaatgtgaaaaatcCGAAGCCTTTCGATCCAGTACATCGGGTCTCTATGttcgttttatttttattatatttttctttattgttttttccaTCATTGCTTGgacttttaaataatggtgaatatatattattataatttttctcaATTTTAGAaagaaatttaaaaaatttattcgGATTATAGTATACATTTTccattatattcatattgttTCGAACCGTAATATTAATTgttatcatataattttgattgGTATTATTTAAGTtgattatttcatttttttttgttaacgCTAGTTCGGAAttgaaaaagtatataatgtttttattttctttggGGTCGTTAGATCCTAGGCTCTTGTTGTAGAACGAGGACTCGACACTGTTGTGTTCGTCGCACGTCGCATGGTCGGCtgtgaagaaaaaaaaacggatGAAATGGATGAACATAATCAAAAGTAAGTAAGGCATAGCATGATATGTAGATTAGAGAAGTGAAACTTACCTAGGTCGGGGGTATTTCTAGAGGGATTCTTTCGGAAGAAACGACTTTCCTTTCGGTTGTAAAATCGGTTAATAGTAAAGCTGTTTGTGACAGTATGTATAATGacatcaattttttttaaatcgttTTTTCTAAACAGGAATAATACATTACTTtcttgtatataaaaaaataattcttttgtataaacaaagtagttaattttattttgagtTTTAATATCAACAAAATCTTGAtaagttaaaaatattttaaatggtTCCTTaagtgatatatatttatttaatacttgatttattttgatatagCTAATGGTGCTTATatgattaatattatttgtatttaaaaagtcaagacaatttttattagtttGATAATACACTAGCTTGATGCATGATCTAAGAAATGCTTgaaatgtattattaatagTTAGTAAGCATAATAATGAGAATACTATATGCCCAAGTATAAAAGTTTTGaatattgtaaatataattaaaaagaaattaaatataaatgcaaattttctttttttggttgtatttaattttacatttgttttaataatattattttctcttgatatatcttttttattttttttgattttatataatatattataataaactaagctaaacatatttaaatataaacttatataataataaaataattttgtcaaattaaaattgtgaTATTCTTCAATATTGTTGGAGACTAATGGTTTATTTCTTtcatactttttatttcttaaaaatattctatttgaattgttaatatttattttatcgaTTATGTTGATAAGTGATTGTAATATGAGTGTAACAGAAAATAAGAGCGATAATATCAgttctatatttaatacataCATTCCTAAAAATAGACGTCTTATTTTTCGAATTAAATACGTTATCTTATTCCAGCATTCTgttataaatgatatagatgccataaaaatattttgtttttttttattttgtgtctgttttttttctttctctCTCTTTTCTATGTGATAATTGAGAAGTTCATTTTGATTATCATCAAGggtgttattttttttattgtcaaAATTTAAGTAGCTTAATGATATGCTATCATCTTGTAgtattaaattttctaattctatttttttatcatcatttaaaGTGGGTTCTATAGAACCATTATCAGTATAATCTGAATAgctcattttttttatattattttttttttcaatttcgaaacttatactatttttaatgcTATTTAAATGTTTGTCTTCataaattgtattattttcacaagatgaattataatcatttaataaatgcataatatatttttcatttcccATGATATCTTCCTTTTCATCGATCAATGAGCTTTCGTTCGATCCATCAAAAAAGTTGAAAATATCTCCCTTGTTTTGAATTTTTGAAAACAAATGTGCATCCCCTAAATTATCAGCATTATTATGATCTACAAATGAGATACTATCAAGTTCGCCATGCATTctatatgataaattatttcttgGTGAtaagattttttttttattttgttcgaTTTCATATTCTTTATCTTCAATTTCGTTATCCTTTAATATTGTAAAGAACTCAGAAAAAGATTTCTTAACATGTGCTATGAAAGAGGTTGGACTTCCAATGATATTAAACGAGATTAAcaaatttgataaatttaCAATTGTTTGATTGTAATAAaagtttaataaaaaattaaataaattattggaacttgtaaatatatgaatatttgataagctttttaatatgataTTACAATTTGAAATATCTCCCAATTTGTTATATGCACttatatattcttcatAAAACGTGTcgttaatattattattatttaattcctttttatattccgATTTAaagtttaataatatatttattttgtctatacatacatattgtaaatatacatgCTTACTTGTTTCAGCTTTTTCACAATTATATGGTgtaatcatattattttttccattatcATCTTCTTTAACATACTTATCAATATTTCGATATACTTTATCTTTTACTAATTGATTTTGTTCTATGTCATTATTAAACTCAGCATTATCATCTTCTAAGATTAAACAGTTGTTTACTTCACCACATGCTAAGCATCTATTATCTATATCTTTCTTTCCTCctacattttcatttaacaaatttgaagaataataattatctctaatgtcattattttttttattttcaatactAAATTCTTTTTGATCATCATTGAGCGTGTAAGTATACATAGTCGGATCTGCTGCATCACTTTCGTGTAACTTTTTAGTATTCccttcttcattttcaaaattctGATCCGTGTAAAAAGTtttataaaagtaaaataaaacagtAATTGAATTTATGTCTGCATTTATTACAAGTGGTTTTATacttaataaaaagtatttaAAGAAAAGGGTTTCGAATTTTTCTACATATTGAAAATTACAAACTATAAATCCGGAGttatcattaaaattttcgGTAGtgtcatatattttatcaagtCTATAATCTGGGAATGCAAAACCTCTATCCTTTAAATCGAATTGAGAACCGACTGAGGATACAATTGAATATTGATCttcgttttttatatatttatttttttttaaaaataaatttcttTTTGATTCAAGcttattcataaatattcgcatgttatttttttttaaattaatttcatcgtttgtatataataatgcataAACACTAAGATATTTGTAAATAgcatatgataaaatattcttaattttaatatcaaCATTGTAATATCcaatattttctatatattccttttttacaaataaattattaagttcaaatgaaattaaataatttgatgATTCTTCTAGCAAGTTTAGTTTTATTCCTTTTAATGATAATTGgatatttgtataaaattttatttgataatttgaatttttttttgaaaaatttccATTATTTCCAGTAACttgattattattagaTGTACGTGAATgtgttatattattatccaAACTTTTTATCTcatctatattttcatattcttcCTCTTTGTCTGAAAAGCATTTTTGCATAATTTCATTAAACTCAACGCTTTTAGTGTTACGTAGAAATGCTGGATAGATCTTTTTCAAaccttttaattttttttcattgttttttatttttctaaatatataatcgcttaattttcgtttttcttttatatttttacttaatGCATAATAGCTACCTTCCTCTTCCTCACTGACCTTATCATTGTCTACATGGTTACGTATCGAACTTTCCAAGTTGTTGGCAAATATCAAATTTTCAGATACTTGATGTGAAAACTTTcttttatcataattatcatataaGAATTTGTtaatcgttttttttttttttttctttcctcttattgtctttttcataaatagggccttaaaattttgttcatcaaattttttcatctgactaaaactattatttttgtttgtatcatattctataatttgtttggtagacattttatttgatataatttttgtgctttttttttttcttttttcatatttatttttatcttttttattttttaagtctagattttttaaaataaaaagggaTCGTAtgttgaaatatttttttgtttttttcattttccttTCAGTctgtttttgtttttgttttttcttttttgcttttgtataaatagCATTAAAtggatttttattaataattttaaattcttttaaaaagttttttttttttttttttgattttctaTATCTTACAAACTTTTGTTTAGTTCTTACATCCTCATCtctattcttttttaatttaaattttctataaaaatttatttttacaatttttttttttttttttttattcgaTTTATCAAGTTTTTTCTCTTCGCTTAGTTTAATAAAACTTTTactatttacaaaatagtCTAATTGATTCTCTAAcgtttttgtatttatttcatcaagACAGAAAACTCGTTTTccattttcaattttgGTTGATAcgtttatttttctattatcatttataacTATACAATTATGTTCTTTAACAATGTCTACattacaataaaaaacatacacaccaactttttttaaaactaaAAAGAATTTCACAACTTTAGGTTTTGACATATCAGTCCATccaaatatttctttatcatatggctttaacatatttattattttttttttcgtttttctttgataatatactaagcaataatttgtattattatgtatgaTTGTATCTGGATTATTATCAATCGATATGTTAATTTCAATACTTGTGTTACTATTTAGTGTGATGTTAACTTCTGATATGacattttcttctttataatagtagcttgttttttgttttacaaTCGATTTATTTTGGTTTTCACTTTTGCAAACCTGTTCGTTTTCgtaatatttcataacaGACTCGTTTGTGTTTGCATTACACTCttcattcatatttataacaaaatttCTCACAGATTCAATgctatttttaattgaCAAAGCGATATCTCCTGGTTCGTTTTCATCATCTAATAAAAGGAttgtttcattttgtgtcttaatattttctgaatatttaattccATCTACTATCTTCGtcttattatacatatcaAATTGTTTATTCTGTTCGATAAGCATATTTGTAgtttcgtttttttcaacGTGTTCTGTTGCTATATTGGGAACTTCATTTGTTTCCAACTGTTCAGGCAAACTTTGTACCTTTATGAGTGCCTTGTGAAATATTTTGCTGCTTCCTACTTTCTCGATATCTATAAGACTTGTGTAAAACTGATTAAATAGTTCTTCTCTTTGCTTGAAAGTGTTGTCGTTTTTATCGATATTTATTAAGTATGttgaattttttgttttttttgcaattttcttttttaaataatgataaactAAATGTTTAGCGTCttgatatttttccatatgTTCGTAGCTGTCCTTTTgaaattgtatattattattgatataatcatttatatttgtgtaagaaaatttaagataatat is a window of Plasmodium chabaudi chabaudi strain AS genome assembly, chromosome: 5 DNA encoding:
- a CDS encoding ATP-dependent RNA helicase ROK1, putative, producing the protein MYEKNKMDVVKKLTYGLNLKNNDLMGLKEENLKPLKNIININTPTVSDINNNKKKGIIKDCESIKFLNFKKNEKLVSTYMRENDINIEYFNLNRVVTPIRFFNDIADYIENKDYDNNKTIHNVDKLDNSPCPKINKENNDDNIISENNVNPLKEEINTVNENIEIGDNKIKSDEIKKLMNTIKNTLRFEYPTCIQKICIPSILNGFNTICISQTGSGKTCAFLIPLLLKLISHDNINNNEGTDLFYFRSLVIVPTVELAIQIYEHAIILFESFRKFNIINLQNKEIEINKNVDVCICTPLVLLQLLEKEKKISLQKCFYIVFDEVDKLFEIKFLEHVNCLLNKIKNIKIQKIFTTATLPGKVKSFINTLCVNYTIVYFGKNINTINNNIKQELIYVNNEDDKFIVLNNLIKNKEIHIPVLIFTDSIEKCKYIYKNLIKSMTSINTNNINYTSYVDTLTSDKSKEERNKIFQKLKSGNIWYLVCTDVLSRGIDINGIETVINYDVCYDKYNYIHRIGRVCRSDNKKEGKAITFFTKDNIKYMKDIVRFVKNSGTKIPEYLENYRFAPIPKFKHFAKGHQKGNSKNKEKANTKKVKKAKKKGKHTEKKDKQNS
- a CDS encoding deoxyribose-phosphate aldolase, putative, with product MANYTEKFAAWSVICLTDHTFLDENGTEDDIRELCKESVRTCPFAAAVCVYPKFVKFINEKIKQEINPFKPKIACVINFPHGTDDMEKILNDTKKAVEDGADEIDLVINYKKIIENVDEGLKEATKITQSVKNLLNNKVLKVIIEVGELKTEELIVKTTLAVLDGNADFVKTSTGKVQVHATPSSVEYIIKAIKEHIQNHPEKTNKIGLKVSGGISDLNTASHYILLARRFLSALACHPDNFRIGSSSLVIKLRKVIAQCPS